One Cytobacillus luteolus genomic region harbors:
- a CDS encoding endonuclease domain-containing protein, producing the protein MDSFGPIVFVLVFVLIPLYYLLDHLRNPEFVTVPEVTNHRLKCESPIETRLYGALTTRGYYVETQVPCGKYRIDIALPQYRLAIECDGKAFHSSAAQKAHDAKKNSYLKKNGWKVLRFSGRQINSNMGHVIRKIEQNLK; encoded by the coding sequence ATGGACTCATTCGGTCCTATAGTTTTTGTATTGGTTTTTGTTTTAATTCCCCTGTACTACTTGCTGGATCATCTTAGAAATCCGGAATTTGTTACGGTGCCAGAGGTTACTAATCATCGTTTGAAATGTGAAAGCCCTATAGAAACGAGGTTATATGGAGCATTAACTACACGAGGGTATTATGTAGAAACTCAAGTGCCATGTGGAAAGTACCGTATTGATATTGCCTTACCACAATACCGACTGGCAATAGAGTGTGATGGTAAAGCTTTTCACTCTTCAGCTGCACAAAAGGCACATGATGCGAAAAAGAATTCTTATTTAAAGAAAAACGGCTGGAAAGTACTGAGGTTTAGTGGCAGGCAAATAAATAGTAATATGGGTCATGTAATACGGAAAATTGAACAGAATCTAAAATAA